CGACATGCGCGTCCGCGTCAGCCTCATGATCGACCGCGCGGCCTGGGCCGAGTACGTCCTCATGCTGGACGGCTGCGACGCCCTCGCTGACTGCGACCGCTCGGACCTCGTCGCCGAGGCGATCTTCCTGAAGGCGACTGACTGACCCTAAGCCGGGGCCACGCTGACGCCTGGCTAAAGGGCGAAAGCGCGGTGCTGCCTCGACGATTCCCGGTCCGCCCTGATCGCAGCAGCAATCGGTACTGTGTCGGTTGTGAGCGCGGCCGACGATGAAGCGGTCCCCCTGGCGCCCCACGGTCGCGGGTTCGAGGCCTTTACCAGCTGGGCCACCGTCGTGCGCGCAGACGGCGTGGTGCAGACGCGCCCGCCCAAGTACTCCGAGCTGCCCTCACGGGCCTCGATTCAGTTCCCGCGAGGAGTCGGATACCGCACCGCGATCGAAGACCTCTATGAAGCGCGTCAAAGAGGACAGGAACTGCCGGCCAACGCTGAGATCGCTTCACCCCTACCCGAAGGCGTCGTGCTTCGGGTTGTGGAAGGGCGCCTCACCGTGGACTCCGCCGCGCCCTTGGGCTACGACCCAGGCGACGGCACAGTGATGACACCGGAGTACACCCTTCCGGCCTCTCTGAGTCCAACACAGCTGAAGGCGCTCTTCGACGAGCAAAGAGCTATGGGGCTGCCGATGCCGAGGGGGGCGACCCTTTTGGTGCCTGACCTTCCGCTGTGCCAGGTTCTCCTTGAGAGTGGCGCTTCCGGCGCATGCCATGACGACAGGATCAGCCCGGCAGAGATCGACTGGGCTCTCCGATAGAGACTTGCGCCCCCGAGCTCTCCCGGAGAGTTGCCCGAACCGATAGGACGAGGATTGCGTCCGGTTCGTCGAGGGCGAATCGGTCGCGAGGATCCGGTGACACGCCGACCTGCTGTCGAGTCGGCTCCGCAGGCTGGGCGCGCGGAAGGCGCCCAGCCTGCGGCTAGGTCGCAACCTCGCGCGGATTGCCTAGGCATCGAGCGGTTTGGCCACGAGGAGGCTCGCCGCTTCAGCAGCCTGGCTTGATGCCCGCGTCGGCAGTGCGGCACGGAGGGCATTGCGAAGGCGGTTCTACGGTCTCGCGTCCCAAGGGTCGGTCGGGTCGCGCTCACGGCGGATGAAGGGCCCGAGCGCCCCGATGAGGGGGGAACGACCCTATGGCTGACTGCGACCGGTCGGACCTCGTCGCCGAGGCGATCTTCCTGAAGGCGACTGACTGACCCACGTCGGGGCCGCGCTGGTGCCTGGCTGCACCGAAGCGCAGGCGTCTTACGTTGGTCGCAAGGCAACACCTCGTCAGGAGTGTCTGATGCCGCTGTATGAGTACATCTGCCCGGCCGGCCATCGCACCGAGGTGTTGGCGCGCCTGGGTGATCCGGCGCCGGCGTCCTGCCCTCACTGCGAGGACGAGAGCCCCGTCGCACGTACCCTCTTCGCGCCGGCGATCCACTTCAAGGGTACGGGCTTCCACAACACCGACAACGCCTCCAACCGGCCCCGCAGCGGCGCCCTCGGCTGAGCGCGACAGATCCGAGTCGTTCCCATCGCTCGCATCTAACGTGAGGGCT
This DNA window, taken from Miltoncostaea oceani, encodes the following:
- a CDS encoding FmdB family zinc ribbon protein, which encodes MPLYEYICPAGHRTEVLARLGDPAPASCPHCEDESPVARTLFAPAIHFKGTGFHNTDNASNRPRSGALG